One part of the Geminocystis sp. M7585_C2015_104 genome encodes these proteins:
- a CDS encoding bleomycin hydrolase codes for MKSVITTVIAAADAAGRFPTTSDLESVQGSIQRAAARLEAAEKLAANLDAVAKEAYEAAIKKYPYLNEPGQPNSTPTFKEKCLRDIKHYLRLINYCLVVGGTGPLDEWGIAGQREVYRSLGLPTAPYVEALTFARNRGCAPRDMSAQALTEYNALLDYVINSLS; via the coding sequence ATGAAGTCTGTTATTACCACTGTAATTGCTGCCGCTGATGCAGCTGGTCGTTTCCCCACCACCTCTGACCTAGAATCCGTACAAGGTTCCATCCAACGGGCCGCTGCTCGTCTGGAGGCCGCTGAGAAACTGGCTGCTAACCTGGATGCAGTGGCCAAGGAAGCTTATGAGGCTGCTATCAAAAAATATCCTTATCTAAACGAGCCTGGGCAACCCAACTCCACCCCCACCTTCAAAGAAAAATGCCTGCGTGACATCAAACACTATCTGCGTCTCATTAACTACTGCTTGGTGGTGGGTGGCACTGGCCCTCTCGATGAGTGGGGTATTGCCGGACAAAGAGAAGTATATCGTAGCCTGGGCTTACCTACCGCTCCCTATGTAGAAGCGCTCACCTTTGCCCGCAATCGCGGTTGTGCTCCTCGCGACATGTCTGCTCAGGCCTTAACTGAGTACAATGCTCTCCTCGATTACGTAATCAACTCCTTGTCCTAG
- the cpeB gene encoding C-phycoerythrin subunit beta gives MLDAFSRAVVAADSKGAPIGGEELNQLRKFIAEGNRRLDAVNAIASNASCMVSDAVAGMICENQGLIQPGGNCYPNRRMAACLRDAEIILRYITYALLAGDPSVLDERCLNGLKETYTALGVPLQSAARAVAIMKAQAIAHIQDNPSEKFAGAKLRKMNPPLVEDRCASLVAEASSYFDRVIGALS, from the coding sequence ATGTTAGACGCGTTTTCCAGAGCGGTAGTAGCCGCCGACAGCAAGGGCGCACCCATTGGCGGTGAAGAGTTGAATCAGCTGCGCAAGTTCATTGCCGAAGGCAACCGTCGTTTGGACGCAGTAAACGCCATCGCCAGCAACGCTAGCTGTATGGTATCCGACGCAGTAGCGGGGATGATCTGCGAAAACCAAGGGCTGATACAACCAGGTGGCAACTGCTATCCCAACCGTCGCATGGCCGCCTGTTTGAGAGACGCTGAAATCATCTTGCGTTATATCACCTATGCCCTGCTGGCCGGCGATCCTTCCGTGTTGGATGAGCGTTGCCTCAACGGGTTGAAAGAAACCTATACTGCTTTGGGCGTACCCCTCCAGTCTGCGGCCCGTGCTGTAGCCATAATGAAGGCTCAGGCCATCGCCCACATTCAAGACAATCCCAGCGAAAAATTTGCTGGTGCTAAACTGCGCAAGATGAATCCTCCTTTGGTTGAAGATCGTTGCGCCAGCCTAGTAGCAGAGGCCAGCAGCTACTTCGATCGTGTGATCGGTGCTCTCAGCTAA